The Streptomyces sp. NBC_00306 sequence GTCCAGTGCTCAGCAGTGCGTGAGAGTAGGCTTGTGCGCCGAGTGCCCATTCGGTGCTGCTGGCGTTTGTGCGGTCGGTGAGCTTTTCCAGTGCCGCCGCGGCCGTCTGATGCTGTCCGCTGTGGACGGCAGCCTCGATCAGTTCGATCAGGGCCCATCCGAAGAATCCGAGGTCCTCGTACTGGCATGCGCTCTTCGCGGCTTCCAGTGCAGTGTCGTATTGGCCGGTGCCGTTGTGCAGCAGAGCGGTCGAGTATTTAGCAAGACCGAGGATGCGCCCTTCACCTCGCTCGCGGGCCTCTTTGAGGCTGGATTCAATGAGCTCAAGTGTTTGGGGCTCCTGTGCTCTCCAGGCGCCAAGCACGAGCGACGTGTACAGCATGGGTGGGCTGCTAGTGGCTTCCGAGATTGTTTTCGCCTCCTCGATCTCGGATTCGGCAAGATCGAATTCTCCGGCGTGCACATGGAAGCATGCCTGGTAATTCAACGCGATGGGGAGAACGGAGAGCGCTCCGGCATCGCGGGCGATGTCGACCGCGCCTGCTGCCATCTCGCACCACGCATCGTCGTCCCACAGTTCCGGGGCGAAAGGCTCGGGCGTCAGAGGGCACCCCAGCCACAGCCAGGGACTGTTCTCCAGCACGCCGTCCTTCCGCTCCTGTTGGACGGTGCGCAGCGCATGCCACAAAGCATCGGCGCTGGCCGGGTAACCATCGATGATCAGCGAGGCCATGCTGTGCAGGAGGACGTCCACCGTCCGCGTCGTCTGCGGCGGTAGTTCAGCGCGGGCAGCCGCTGCAACTTCCCGACGCACGGGTTCCTCCATCAGGCGACCGGCGAAGACCACTGCGCCGGCGGCTTCCAGCAGTGTTTCCCGGGCAAGGTCGGGGTCGAGGGGAGCCAGGCGGTTTGCGGCGTCGAGAAGAAGACGGGGAGCGGCACTGCCCCGTATTCGGGAGAACACCAGGCTCGCTCGCAACCGCTCGAGTCGGGCACGCTGGAGGGCGTCCAGAGGACCGGCCTCGGCGGCCGCCAGCATGTCGTAGATGTGATCGGTCCCGCCCGCATCGATCCCGGCCTGTGCTGCGGCGAGCGCACGAGTGACGCGCCGTGCGGGGTCGGATGTCATTTCGGTTGATCGCCGCAGGAACGAGGCTGCTGCCGCAGCGCCGCCCCTGCTCTGAGCCCGGCCGGCCGACTCTTCCAAGTCGGTGGCAATGTTTTCGTCCGGCCACGCAGCGGCGCGTGCGCGGTGCCATGCTCGGCGGTCCGGGTCATGGGGGTCCGTTGCCTGTGCCAGAGCACGGTGGGCCGTCCTGCGATCCTCTGCGGACATCCTTTGGTAAATGGCCGAGCGGACCAGGGGATGGCGGAAGCGAACCCTGGTCCGGAAGTCGACCAGCCCGGCGGCGTCCGCCGGCGCTGCGGCGTCCACCGGTATGTCCTGCAAGCGGGTTGAGCGGAACAACAGGGCAACGTCTCCGGTCGGTTCCGCGGCGGCGGTCTGCAGAAGTCGCTGGCTGTCCGGCGGCAGCGATCGGAACTCCTGATGAAACGCGCTTTCGAGGTAGCACGTCAGCGGGTGGATGCCCGGTAGCCAGAAGCCTCCCGCCAGTTCAGCCGGTGCCAGCGCCTGTGGCAGGTACAACAATGCCATGGGGTTGCCACGTGCTTCCGCAACGATCCGGTCCCGAACCAGCGGATCGAGGCGCACGCGCGCAGCAGCGGCGAGCAAGGCGCGAGCATCGGGTTCACTCAGCCCCTTGACCATCAATTCCGGTAGACCCGACAAATCACGGTTGGCAGGCGCCCGAAGAGCAAAGATCAAAGCTACGGGTTCTGCTTTCAAACGCCTGGCGACGAAGGACAGTACCTCGATGGAGCCCTCGTCGATCCATTGCGCATCGTCGATGAGGCATACCAGTGGGTGGTCCTCGGTGATGCTGGCCAGGAGTCCGAGTACGGCCAGTCCGACCAGGAACCGGTTGGGCGTCGTGCCCTCCCGCAGTCCGAACGCGACAGACAGGGCCTCGCTCTGCGGTTCCGGCAGCTCGTGCAGTCGTCCCATCATGGGCGCGCACACCAGTTGGAGGGTGGCGAACGGAAGTTCCATCTCTGATTCGATGCCCGCGACGCTCACGGTGCGGAATCCCACGGCACGGGCAGTCGCGTAATCCAGCAGAGCGGTCTTGCCGATGCCGGCCTCACCGCGGAGAACCACTACCGCGCTGTTTCCTGCCCGTGCTGTGGCCAGTACGTGATCAAGTGCGGCCAGCTGGTCGTTCCGACCCAAGAGCCCGCCCTGCGATCCGATGGCGAACTTACCCATAGGAAGCGATCTTCCCGGTCTGTTGGTTCGTTCCCTGAGCGTTGATCGCCTGCGGCTATGAGGTGCCTCTAGTCGGCATACGCAACGCGCAATCTGTCTAAATTATCACATTTGGGCGCTGTTGCGAGTGGCGGGCATTGGGGCACTGGACTGCCGCGCCTCATGAGGGCGGTTCCCCTGCCGTGGGCTGACGCGTCCTTTCAGGGAACGCCGCATGCAACCCCGTACGAAC is a genomic window containing:
- a CDS encoding helix-turn-helix transcriptional regulator, with protein sequence MGKFAIGSQGGLLGRNDQLAALDHVLATARAGNSAVVVLRGEAGIGKTALLDYATARAVGFRTVSVAGIESEMELPFATLQLVCAPMMGRLHELPEPQSEALSVAFGLREGTTPNRFLVGLAVLGLLASITEDHPLVCLIDDAQWIDEGSIEVLSFVARRLKAEPVALIFALRAPANRDLSGLPELMVKGLSEPDARALLAAAARVRLDPLVRDRIVAEARGNPMALLYLPQALAPAELAGGFWLPGIHPLTCYLESAFHQEFRSLPPDSQRLLQTAAAEPTGDVALLFRSTRLQDIPVDAAAPADAAGLVDFRTRVRFRHPLVRSAIYQRMSAEDRRTAHRALAQATDPHDPDRRAWHRARAAAWPDENIATDLEESAGRAQSRGGAAAAASFLRRSTEMTSDPARRVTRALAAAQAGIDAGGTDHIYDMLAAAEAGPLDALQRARLERLRASLVFSRIRGSAAPRLLLDAANRLAPLDPDLARETLLEAAGAVVFAGRLMEEPVRREVAAAARAELPPQTTRTVDVLLHSMASLIIDGYPASADALWHALRTVQQERKDGVLENSPWLWLGCPLTPEPFAPELWDDDAWCEMAAGAVDIARDAGALSVLPIALNYQACFHVHAGEFDLAESEIEEAKTISEATSSPPMLYTSLVLGAWRAQEPQTLELIESSLKEARERGEGRILGLAKYSTALLHNGTGQYDTALEAAKSACQYEDLGFFGWALIELIEAAVHSGQHQTAAAALEKLTDRTNASSTEWALGAQAYSHALLSTGQTADGLYQKAIEHLRRCKITVHLARAHLLYGEWLRRENRRQESRAHLHFAYDKFSSMGASGFADRAQRELKSTGENARKRTIGTDAKLTGQESQIARLVKAGHTNSEIADKLFISPRTVEWHLGNVFAKLGVTSRTQLSSALTPHT